A genomic segment from Asterias amurensis chromosome 6, ASM3211899v1 encodes:
- the LOC139938593 gene encoding uncharacterized protein, translating into MKLIIFTLILAFSGQVECLDCYTCTYGIETLPTNTAACGDPFKTNGPHVVKTGCYPTQDPVCATRRDYVNGEVTTVARACFPKNVCPNPEGCDTTNGVNICCCNTDYCNGMASMFDVNVFTMAVSLILVWTI; encoded by the exons ATGAAGCTGATCATCTTCACTCTTATTCTCGCGTTCTCTG GACAAGTTGAATGCCTAGACTGTTACACGTGCACGTATGGGATCGAAACGTTGCCGACGAACACCGCCGCGTGTGGCGATCCTTTCAAAACTAATGGACCGCATGTTGTGAAAACTGGTTGCTACCCAACTCAAGATCCTGTATGCGCA ACAAGGCGTGACTATGTAAACGGCGAAGTGACGACTGTTGCCAGAGCTTGCTTCCCAAAGAATGTCTGCCCCAACCCGGAAGGCTGCGATACCACCAATGGCGTGAACATCTGCTGCTGTAACACCGACTACTGCAATGGGATGGCCTCTATGTTTGATGTCAATGTCTTCACCATGGCAGTGTCCCTTATACTGGTGTGGACGATTTAA